A genomic window from Cytobacillus suaedae includes:
- the spoVS gene encoding stage V sporulation protein SpoVS, with amino-acid sequence MEILKVSAKSNPNSVAGALAGVLRERGAAEIQAIGAGALNQAVKAVAIARGFVAPSGVDLICIPAFTDIIIDGEERTAIKLIVEPR; translated from the coding sequence ATGGAAATATTAAAAGTTTCAGCAAAATCTAATCCTAACTCTGTAGCTGGTGCACTTGCTGGTGTGTTACGTGAAAGGGGAGCGGCAGAAATTCAAGCAATTGGGGCTGGTGCCTTAAATCAAGCAGTAAAGGCAGTTGCGATTGCAAGAGGCTTTGTTGCACCAAGTGGCGTAGACCTTATTTGCATTCCTGCTTTTACAGATATTATTATTGATGGTGAAGAGCGAACGGCTATCAAGTTAATTGTTGAGCCGCGTTAA
- the recA gene encoding recombinase RecA yields MSDRQAALDMALKQIEKQFGKGSIMKLGEQTDRKISTSPSGSLALDVALGVGGYPRGRIVEIYGPESSGKTTVALHAIAEVQLNGGQAAFIDAEHALDPDYAQKLGVNIDELLLSQPDTGEQALEIAEALVRSGAIDILVIDSVAALVPKAEIEGEMGDSHVGLQARLMSQALRKLSGAINKSKTIAIFINQIREKVGVMFGNPETTPGGRALKFYSSVRLEVRRAEQLKQGNDLVGNKTKIKVVKNKVAPPFRTAEVDIMYGEGISREGEIIDIGSELDIVQKSGSWYSYNEERLGQGRENAKVFLKENLALRKEIQEKIRAHYGLDKDIAIPDASQEELDFLE; encoded by the coding sequence GTGAGTGATCGTCAAGCTGCATTAGATATGGCACTAAAACAAATAGAGAAACAATTTGGTAAAGGTTCTATCATGAAATTAGGGGAACAAACAGATCGTAAAATCTCTACTTCTCCAAGTGGTTCATTGGCACTGGATGTTGCATTAGGTGTAGGTGGATATCCAAGAGGTAGAATTGTTGAAATATATGGACCTGAAAGTTCAGGTAAAACAACTGTTGCTCTTCACGCAATTGCTGAAGTTCAACTAAATGGAGGACAAGCTGCATTTATCGATGCTGAGCATGCTCTTGATCCTGATTACGCTCAAAAGCTAGGGGTAAACATAGATGAATTGTTATTATCACAACCTGATACTGGTGAACAAGCATTAGAAATTGCTGAAGCACTTGTACGAAGTGGTGCAATTGATATTCTTGTTATTGACTCAGTAGCTGCATTAGTACCTAAAGCAGAAATTGAAGGGGAAATGGGAGATTCACACGTAGGGCTACAGGCACGTTTAATGTCTCAAGCTCTTAGAAAACTTTCTGGTGCTATTAATAAATCGAAAACAATTGCTATCTTCATTAACCAGATTCGTGAAAAAGTTGGTGTGATGTTTGGTAATCCAGAAACTACACCTGGTGGTAGAGCATTAAAATTCTATTCATCTGTTCGTTTAGAAGTTCGTCGTGCTGAGCAGTTAAAGCAAGGAAACGATCTTGTAGGTAACAAAACGAAAATAAAAGTTGTGAAAAATAAAGTAGCTCCACCATTTAGAACGGCTGAAGTCGACATCATGTACGGCGAAGGTATTTCTAGAGAAGGTGAAATCATTGATATTGGTTCTGAGCTTGATATCGTTCAAAAGAGTGGTTCATGGTACTCTTATAATGAAGAGCGTCTAGGTCAAGGTCGTGAGAATGCAAAGGTATTCTTAAAAGAAAACCTTGCCTTACGCAAAGAAATACAAGAAAAAATTCGAGCTCATTATGGATTAGACAAAGATATAGCAATTCCTGATGCATCTCAAGAGGAATTAGATTTCTTAGAGTAG
- the tdh gene encoding L-threonine 3-dehydrogenase, whose product MNGKMRAIVKHHRGVGAQLQMVDIPQIKDNEVLIKVKATSICGTDVHIYTWDEWSQSRVNPPYVFGHEFAGEVVEVGSKVTNLQIGDAVSAETHLVCGECPQCLTGQYHICKNTKIIGVDTNGCFAEYVALPATNLWKNPKEMPFDVASVQEPMGNAVHTVLSGDVAGKTVAVIGCGPIGIMAVGVAKAAGASQVIAFDLNDYRLDLATQMGATTVVNSKNEDPLEVVSKLTDGNGVDIVCEMSGHPVAMNQGFKMVTNGGRVSILSLPVRPVEIDVTNDIVFKGIQVHGITGRKMYETWQQVSRLLKSGQVDVKPMITHHFPLEDFEKGFDLMIQGNCGKVVLIP is encoded by the coding sequence ATGAATGGAAAGATGAGAGCAATTGTTAAGCACCACCGTGGTGTAGGTGCACAACTACAAATGGTTGATATTCCTCAAATTAAAGATAATGAAGTTTTAATAAAAGTAAAAGCAACTTCAATTTGTGGTACAGATGTTCATATTTACACTTGGGATGAATGGTCTCAAAGCCGAGTAAATCCGCCGTATGTTTTTGGTCATGAATTTGCAGGTGAGGTTGTTGAAGTAGGTTCAAAGGTTACAAATCTTCAAATAGGAGATGCGGTGTCTGCTGAAACACATTTAGTTTGTGGAGAATGTCCACAATGTTTAACTGGTCAATACCATATCTGTAAAAATACAAAAATTATCGGTGTAGATACGAATGGTTGCTTTGCGGAGTATGTAGCCTTACCTGCTACAAACTTATGGAAGAATCCTAAAGAAATGCCCTTTGATGTTGCATCTGTACAAGAACCTATGGGGAATGCTGTGCATACAGTTCTCTCAGGGGATGTTGCAGGAAAAACGGTAGCGGTAATTGGCTGTGGACCGATTGGTATTATGGCAGTTGGAGTAGCAAAAGCTGCAGGAGCTTCCCAAGTAATTGCCTTTGACCTAAACGATTACCGACTAGATTTAGCAACACAAATGGGAGCAACTACTGTTGTGAATTCCAAGAATGAAGATCCTCTTGAGGTAGTATCAAAGCTTACTGATGGCAATGGAGTAGATATAGTATGTGAGATGTCAGGACATCCGGTTGCTATGAACCAAGGCTTCAAAATGGTAACAAATGGCGGACGTGTTTCAATTCTTAGTTTGCCAGTTCGTCCAGTTGAAATTGATGTTACGAATGATATCGTTTTTAAAGGGATTCAAGTTCATGGAATCACTGGTAGAAAAATGTATGAAACGTGGCAACAAGTTTCTCGTCTATTAAAATCTGGACAAGTAGACGTTAAACCGATGATAACACACCACTTCCCACTTGAGGACTTTGAAAAAGGCTTTGATCTTATGATTCAAGGAAATTGCGGAAAAGTTGTGTTAATCCCTTAG
- a CDS encoding 2-oxoacid:acceptor oxidoreductase subunit alpha: protein MINQLSWKVGGQQGEGIESTGEIFSIALNRLGYYLYGYRHFSSRIKGGHTNNKIRVSTTQVRSISDDLDILVAFDQETIDVNYSELREGGIVIADAKFNPTLAADSKGTLYAVPFTDIATDLGTSLMKNMVAVGASSALLDLDIKVYQEVVEEIFGKKGEQVVAKNMEAVKAGADFMREQLGENVGAMQLEKADGKKRMFMIGNDAIAMGALAGGARFMPAYPITPASEIMEYLIVKLPQFGGTVIQTEDEIAACTMAIGGNYAGVRTLTASAGPGLSLMMEAIGLSGITETPLVIVDTQRGGPSTGLPTKQEQSDLMAMIYGTHGEIPKVVMAPSTVQEAFYDAVEAFNIAEEYQVPVILLTDLQLSLGKQTVEPLDYNKIEIRRGKLDLTKELPEREDKGYFKRFEVTEDGVSPRIIPGTKNGIYHVTGVEHDETGKPSESAGNRKAQMDKRMRKLNNIKFDTPVHINAKHDEADVLVIGFNSTRGTIEEAMTRIENDGIKVNHAHIRLLHPFPTDELLPLVKSAKKVVVVENNATGQLANIIKMNVGNAEKIINQLKYDGNPFLPHEIHTKCKELF from the coding sequence ATGATCAATCAACTTTCATGGAAAGTTGGCGGACAACAAGGGGAAGGAATCGAAAGTACAGGAGAAATTTTCTCTATTGCACTAAATCGATTAGGTTACTATTTATACGGTTATCGCCACTTTTCATCTCGTATTAAAGGTGGACATACTAACAATAAAATTCGTGTAAGTACAACACAAGTTCGCTCAATTTCTGATGACCTTGATATATTAGTAGCTTTTGACCAAGAAACAATTGATGTGAACTATAGTGAATTACGTGAAGGTGGCATTGTAATCGCTGATGCGAAATTTAATCCAACTTTAGCTGCTGATTCTAAAGGTACATTATATGCGGTACCATTTACTGATATTGCAACTGATCTAGGTACATCTTTAATGAAAAACATGGTAGCAGTAGGTGCTTCTAGTGCATTACTTGATCTTGATATTAAAGTTTATCAAGAAGTAGTTGAAGAAATCTTTGGTAAAAAAGGTGAACAAGTTGTCGCTAAAAACATGGAAGCTGTGAAAGCTGGAGCAGATTTCATGAGGGAACAACTTGGTGAAAACGTTGGTGCTATGCAACTTGAAAAAGCTGATGGCAAAAAACGTATGTTTATGATTGGAAATGATGCAATTGCTATGGGTGCTTTAGCAGGTGGAGCACGTTTTATGCCAGCTTACCCTATTACTCCGGCATCAGAAATCATGGAATACTTAATCGTAAAATTACCTCAATTCGGTGGTACAGTTATTCAAACAGAAGACGAAATTGCTGCTTGTACAATGGCAATTGGCGGTAACTATGCTGGTGTGAGAACATTAACTGCTTCAGCAGGTCCTGGTCTTTCACTTATGATGGAAGCTATTGGTCTATCTGGTATTACTGAAACACCACTTGTAATTGTTGATACACAACGTGGAGGTCCAAGTACTGGATTACCTACAAAACAAGAACAATCTGACTTAATGGCAATGATCTATGGTACACATGGTGAAATTCCTAAGGTTGTAATGGCGCCAAGTACTGTACAGGAAGCATTTTATGATGCAGTGGAAGCGTTTAACATCGCTGAAGAGTACCAAGTACCTGTTATTCTACTAACAGACCTACAGCTTTCTTTAGGTAAACAAACTGTAGAGCCATTAGATTACAATAAAATTGAAATTCGCCGTGGTAAGCTAGACCTTACTAAAGAACTTCCTGAAAGAGAAGATAAAGGCTATTTCAAGCGTTTTGAAGTAACAGAAGATGGTGTATCGCCACGTATTATCCCAGGTACGAAAAATGGTATTTACCATGTTACTGGTGTTGAGCATGATGAGACTGGTAAACCATCTGAAAGTGCAGGAAACCGTAAAGCACAAATGGACAAACGTATGAGAAAGCTTAACAATATTAAGTTCGATACACCAGTTCATATTAATGCAAAACATGATGAAGCTGACGTATTAGTTATTGGTTTTAACTCAACTCGTGGAACAATTGAAGAGGCAATGACAAGAATTGAGAATGATGGTATTAAAGTTAACCATGCTCACATTCGATTACTTCACCCGTTCCCAACTGATGAATTATTACCTTTAGTTAAATCAGCTAAAAAAGTTGTTGTTGTAGAAAATAACGCAACTGGACAACTTGCAAATATCATCAAAATGAACGTAGGAAACGCTGAAAAGATTATAAATCAATTGAAATATGACGGAAATCCTTTCCTACCTCATGAAATTCACACGAAATGTAAGGAGTTGTTCTAA
- a CDS encoding competence/damage-inducible protein A, producing the protein MNAEIIAVGSELLLGQIVNSNAQFLSKQLAEMGINVYYHTVVGDNPKRLKDAILTAKQRSNLLIFTGGLGPTKDDLTKETIAEVVNKPLVMDEDALNSIEEYFRKTMRTMTENNKKQALVLEGSTVLKNDFGMAPGMAIEAEGYTYMLLPGPPKEMNPMFMTYGIEYLLKQFGTLEKIESRVLRFFGIGESQLETEIEDLIDKQSNPTIAPLASDGEVTLRLTAKHQSTKIACELLDNVEKEILSRVGQYLYGYDTDSLFGQVLKKLKTLQYTIASAESLTGGLFQEQITSISGASSVVQGGVVCYSNEVKEKILHVKPQTLKQSGAVSEECAIELAENVRSLFNTDIGISFTGVAGPNELEGQPVGTVYIGISLKSGKTTVYKHVFAGSRQGIRQRSVKYGCFYILNTLSNS; encoded by the coding sequence ATGAATGCAGAGATTATTGCTGTGGGTTCAGAATTACTTTTAGGTCAAATTGTAAACAGCAATGCACAGTTCCTATCAAAGCAATTGGCTGAAATGGGGATAAATGTCTATTATCATACTGTGGTGGGAGATAATCCAAAGCGATTAAAGGATGCAATTTTAACTGCTAAACAACGATCAAACCTTCTTATTTTTACAGGAGGTCTTGGGCCAACAAAGGATGATCTGACGAAGGAAACGATTGCGGAAGTGGTTAATAAACCTCTTGTAATGGACGAGGATGCTCTAAATAGCATAGAGGAGTATTTCCGTAAAACAATGAGAACAATGACAGAAAATAATAAGAAACAAGCCTTAGTACTTGAGGGATCAACCGTACTAAAGAATGATTTTGGTATGGCGCCAGGAATGGCTATTGAAGCGGAAGGTTATACGTACATGCTTTTACCTGGTCCTCCAAAAGAGATGAATCCAATGTTTATGACTTATGGCATTGAATACCTCTTAAAGCAGTTTGGTACATTAGAAAAAATTGAATCAAGGGTTCTGCGTTTTTTCGGAATTGGTGAATCTCAACTTGAAACTGAGATAGAAGATCTTATTGATAAACAAAGTAACCCTACTATAGCTCCACTTGCTTCAGATGGTGAAGTTACTTTACGATTAACAGCAAAGCACCAATCAACAAAAATTGCTTGTGAATTATTAGATAACGTTGAAAAAGAAATTCTATCAAGGGTTGGCCAATATTTATATGGCTATGATACCGATTCTTTATTTGGTCAAGTGTTAAAAAAGCTTAAAACTTTGCAATATACAATAGCGAGTGCTGAAAGCTTAACAGGTGGATTATTCCAAGAACAAATAACAAGTATAAGTGGAGCTTCTTCAGTTGTTCAGGGAGGCGTTGTTTGTTATTCGAATGAGGTAAAAGAAAAAATTCTTCATGTAAAACCACAAACACTTAAACAATCTGGTGCTGTAAGTGAAGAGTGTGCTATAGAGCTGGCCGAGAATGTCAGGTCCTTATTTAATACAGATATAGGAATAAGCTTTACTGGTGTAGCCGGCCCGAACGAATTGGAAGGGCAACCAGTAGGCACTGTATACATTGGAATATCTTTGAAAAGCGGGAAAACCACCGTATATAAACATGTGTTTGCAGGTTCTCGTCAAGGAATCAGACAGCGCTCTGTTAAATATGGTTGTTTCTATATACTTAATACACTTTCAAACAGTTGA
- a CDS encoding 2-oxoacid:ferredoxin oxidoreductase subunit beta: MATFKEFRNNVKPNWCPGCGDFSVQAAIQRAAANVGLEPEELAVISGIGCSGRISGYINAYGLHGIHGRSLPIAQGVKMANKDLTVIASGGDGDGFAIGLGHTIHAIRRNIDVTYIVMDNQIYGLTKGQTSPRSDVGFKTKSTPKGSIESALSVMEMALTAGGTFVAQSFSTDLKDLTALIEAGINHKGFSLINVFSPCVTYNKVNTYDWFKENLTKLSDIEGYDPHNRMTAMKTLMEHKGLVTGLIYQNTEQKSYQELVHGYSETSLAHADLSLSEEKFNKLVSEFM; this comes from the coding sequence ATGGCAACATTTAAAGAGTTTCGTAATAATGTAAAGCCTAACTGGTGCCCTGGTTGTGGAGACTTCTCCGTACAAGCAGCCATTCAGCGAGCAGCTGCTAACGTTGGTTTAGAGCCTGAAGAATTAGCTGTTATTTCAGGTATTGGATGTTCTGGTCGTATTTCTGGTTATATCAATGCATACGGATTACATGGTATCCACGGTCGATCACTTCCTATCGCGCAAGGTGTAAAAATGGCTAACAAAGATTTAACAGTTATTGCATCTGGTGGAGACGGAGATGGTTTTGCGATTGGATTAGGACATACAATTCATGCGATTCGTCGTAATATTGATGTAACTTACATCGTAATGGATAACCAAATCTATGGTTTAACTAAAGGTCAAACATCACCTCGTAGTGATGTGGGCTTCAAAACTAAGAGTACTCCAAAAGGATCAATTGAGTCAGCACTTTCAGTAATGGAAATGGCGTTAACTGCTGGTGGAACGTTTGTTGCACAAAGTTTCTCAACAGATCTTAAGGATTTAACAGCACTTATTGAAGCAGGTATTAATCATAAGGGCTTCTCTCTTATTAACGTTTTCAGTCCATGTGTAACTTACAATAAAGTAAACACATATGACTGGTTTAAAGAAAATTTAACTAAGCTAAGTGATATTGAAGGCTATGATCCACACAACCGTATGACTGCTATGAAAACTCTAATGGAGCACAAAGGTCTAGTTACGGGTCTAATCTATCAAAACACTGAGCAAAAGTCTTACCAAGAACTTGTTCATGGTTATAGTGAAACATCTTTAGCTCATGCTGATTTATCATTAAGTGAAGAGAAATTTAATAAATTAGTTTCTGAGTTTATGTAG
- a CDS encoding glycine C-acetyltransferase, whose amino-acid sequence MKGFEYLQEELNEMKQKGTFRKLVPLESDQSSKVKINGKEVIQLSSNNYLGLTTHPRLRKAALEAVENYGAGTGSVRTIAGTFSMHEELEQKLAKFKHTEAALVFQSGFTTNQGVLSAILTPEDVVISDELNHASIIDGIRLTKSGRKVYKHVDMEDLEKALQETQNYRKRLIVTDGVFSMDGNIAPLPKIVELAEKYDALIMVDDAHASGVLGKNGRGTVNHFDLDGRVHIQVGTLSKAVGVLGGYVASTQTLIDYLIHKGRPFLFSTSHPPAVTAACIEAINVLLEEPELIEKLWDNTAFLKEGLEKLGFNTGHSETPITPVIVGEEALTHQFSDKLLEYGVFAQGIAFPTVAKGLGRVRTIVTAEHSKEELQQALNSFEKAGKELGII is encoded by the coding sequence TTGAAGGGATTTGAATATTTACAAGAAGAACTTAATGAAATGAAACAAAAAGGTACATTTCGTAAGCTGGTACCATTAGAGTCAGACCAAAGCTCTAAAGTTAAGATAAATGGTAAAGAAGTAATTCAGCTTTCGTCCAATAACTACTTAGGATTAACAACACATCCAAGATTACGTAAAGCAGCTCTTGAAGCAGTTGAAAACTATGGGGCTGGTACAGGTTCTGTTCGTACAATTGCTGGTACATTCTCTATGCATGAAGAGCTTGAACAGAAGCTTGCGAAATTTAAACATACTGAAGCAGCTCTAGTGTTCCAATCAGGTTTTACGACAAATCAGGGGGTTTTATCTGCCATCCTAACTCCTGAAGATGTGGTTATTTCAGATGAGTTAAATCATGCTTCAATTATTGATGGCATTCGTTTAACGAAATCTGGACGTAAGGTATACAAGCATGTTGATATGGAAGACCTTGAAAAAGCATTACAGGAAACACAAAATTATCGTAAACGTCTAATTGTAACAGATGGCGTGTTCTCAATGGATGGAAATATTGCGCCACTTCCTAAAATTGTAGAATTAGCTGAAAAATATGATGCTTTAATCATGGTTGATGATGCTCATGCTTCTGGTGTACTAGGGAAAAATGGACGTGGTACAGTTAACCACTTTGATCTTGATGGACGAGTACACATTCAAGTGGGTACTCTAAGTAAGGCAGTAGGTGTGTTAGGTGGTTACGTTGCAAGTACACAAACACTGATCGATTATTTAATTCATAAAGGTCGTCCGTTCCTATTCAGTACTTCGCATCCGCCAGCTGTTACAGCTGCGTGTATTGAAGCGATTAATGTATTGTTAGAGGAGCCGGAATTAATTGAAAAGCTTTGGGACAACACTGCATTCCTAAAAGAAGGACTAGAAAAACTAGGCTTTAACACTGGGCATAGCGAAACACCAATTACTCCAGTAATTGTTGGAGAAGAAGCATTAACACACCAGTTCTCAGATAAATTATTAGAATATGGTGTATTTGCTCAAGGTATCGCTTTCCCAACCGTTGCTAAGGGATTAGGCCGTGTACGTACCATTGTTACAGCTGAACATTCAAAAGAAGAATTACAACAAGCTCTTAATAGCTTTGAAAAAGCTGGAAAAGAACTTGGGATTATATAA
- a CDS encoding TIGR00282 family metallophosphoesterase, producing the protein MNILFIGDVVGSPGRDMVSEYLPKLRAKYRPTLTIVNGENAANGKGITEKIYRSFLESGAQVVTLGNHTWDNKEIFEFIDSAKKLIRPANFPDETPGTGIVYINCNGQEVAVINLQGRTFLQPIDCPFKKVDELIEEARKRTSFIFVDFHAEATSEKQAMGWYLDGRVSAVVGTHTHVQTADNRILPMGTAYITDVGMTGPYDGILGVEREAVLKRFITTLPVRFEVTGGRTQLNGVIVELDKTTGQAKKIERILINEDHPFFD; encoded by the coding sequence ATGAATATTTTATTTATTGGTGATGTGGTAGGTTCCCCTGGAAGAGACATGGTATCTGAGTACCTGCCAAAATTAAGAGCAAAATATAGACCAACTCTTACTATCGTGAATGGTGAGAATGCGGCTAATGGTAAAGGGATAACAGAAAAAATATATCGTAGTTTTCTTGAATCAGGCGCACAGGTTGTAACTCTAGGAAATCATACATGGGACAATAAAGAGATTTTTGAGTTTATAGACTCCGCTAAGAAACTAATACGCCCAGCAAACTTTCCAGATGAAACTCCTGGGACAGGAATTGTTTATATCAATTGCAATGGTCAAGAGGTTGCCGTTATTAATTTACAAGGAAGAACATTTCTTCAACCAATAGACTGTCCTTTTAAAAAAGTGGATGAGTTGATAGAAGAAGCCAGGAAACGAACTTCATTTATCTTTGTCGATTTTCATGCAGAAGCAACAAGTGAGAAGCAAGCAATGGGATGGTATTTAGATGGTCGGGTTTCAGCAGTTGTAGGCACGCATACACATGTGCAAACAGCTGATAACCGTATATTACCTATGGGGACAGCCTATATAACAGATGTGGGAATGACTGGCCCATATGACGGGATTCTAGGCGTAGAACGTGAAGCAGTATTGAAAAGATTTATAACTACTTTGCCAGTTCGTTTCGAGGTGACTGGAGGCCGTACTCAACTTAATGGTGTTATAGTGGAATTAGATAAGACCACCGGACAAGCGAAAAAGATTGAACGTATTTTAATTAATGAAGATCATCCATTTTTTGATTAA
- the rny gene encoding ribonuclease Y: MDPLQIIISALLGLIVGAVVGFFVRKSIAETKIAGARSVAEQIVEDGKREADSLKKEALLEAKDEIHKLRTEAERDIRDRRSELQKQENRLMQKEENLDRKNESLDKRDLMLEKKEDSLNGRQQQIEEMESKVEEMVRKQQTELERISGLTRDEAKQIILERVENELSHDVAYMVKESENRAKEEADKRAKEILSLAIQRCAADHVAETTVSVVNLPNDEMKGRIIGREGRNIRTLETLTGIDLIIDDTPEAVILSGFDPIRRETARIALDKLVQDGRIHPARIEEMVEKARREVDEYIREMGEQTTFEVGVHGLHPDLIKILGRLKFRTSYGQNVLKHSMEVAYLSGLMAAELGEDETLARRAGLLHDIGKAIDHEVEGSHVEIGVELATKYKEHPVVINSIAAHHGDTEPTSIIAVLVAAADALSAARPGARSETLENYIRRLEKLEEISESYEGVEKSFAIQAGREVRIMVKPDTIDDLEAHRLARDIRKRIEEELDYPGHIKVTVIRETRAVEYAK, from the coding sequence ATGGATCCACTACAAATAATCATCTCCGCTTTGCTTGGCCTAATCGTCGGTGCAGTTGTTGGCTTTTTTGTTCGTAAATCCATAGCAGAAACGAAAATTGCTGGTGCTAGAAGTGTAGCTGAGCAAATCGTAGAAGATGGAAAACGTGAAGCAGATTCCTTAAAAAAGGAAGCGCTATTAGAAGCGAAGGATGAAATTCACAAACTTCGTACTGAAGCAGAACGAGATATTCGTGATCGAAGAAGCGAACTGCAAAAACAAGAAAATCGTTTAATGCAAAAAGAAGAGAATCTTGATCGTAAGAATGAATCCTTGGATAAACGTGATTTAATGTTAGAAAAGAAAGAGGATTCTCTAAACGGAAGACAACAGCAAATTGAAGAGATGGAAAGCAAAGTTGAAGAGATGGTTCGTAAACAGCAAACAGAACTAGAACGCATTTCGGGCTTAACACGTGATGAAGCTAAACAAATCATCCTTGAACGTGTCGAAAATGAACTGTCTCATGATGTAGCCTATATGGTGAAGGAATCTGAAAATCGTGCTAAGGAAGAAGCAGATAAACGAGCTAAAGAAATCCTATCACTAGCCATTCAACGATGTGCGGCTGATCATGTAGCAGAGACCACCGTTTCAGTTGTAAACCTACCTAATGATGAGATGAAAGGTCGAATTATTGGTAGGGAAGGAAGAAACATTAGAACCCTTGAGACATTAACAGGTATCGATTTGATTATTGACGATACGCCAGAGGCAGTAATTCTTTCCGGCTTTGATCCAATTCGACGTGAAACAGCAAGAATTGCTCTTGATAAACTTGTTCAAGATGGACGAATTCACCCAGCTCGTATCGAAGAGATGGTTGAGAAGGCTAGGAGAGAAGTTGATGAGTATATCCGTGAAATGGGTGAACAAACAACGTTTGAAGTTGGTGTCCATGGATTACATCCTGACCTAATTAAGATTCTAGGTAGATTGAAATTTAGAACGAGTTATGGTCAAAATGTGTTAAAACATTCAATGGAAGTAGCTTACTTATCAGGATTAATGGCTGCTGAGCTAGGTGAGGATGAAACATTGGCTCGTCGCGCTGGTTTATTACACGATATTGGAAAAGCGATTGACCACGAGGTAGAAGGAAGTCATGTTGAAATCGGTGTAGAGCTAGCGACTAAGTACAAAGAACACCCAGTCGTTATTAATAGCATCGCTGCTCACCATGGTGATACGGAACCTACGTCAATTATTGCAGTATTAGTGGCTGCTGCAGATGCATTGTCTGCTGCAAGACCAGGAGCTAGAAGTGAAACTCTTGAAAACTATATTCGAAGACTTGAGAAACTTGAAGAGATTTCAGAGTCTTACGAAGGTGTTGAAAAATCCTTTGCAATTCAAGCGGGAAGAGAGGTTCGTATCATGGTTAAACCTGATACAATTGATGACCTTGAGGCACACCGTTTAGCAAGGGATATCCGTAAGCGTATTGAAGAAGAACTGGATTATCCAGGACATATTAAAGTTACTGTTATACGTGAAACGAGAGCAGTTGAATATGCAAAATAA
- a CDS encoding dipeptidase yields the protein MANRCFYVLFLEGGNKLKIFDAHSDVLYKMWLDPSISFVSSDNLHITFEKLNNTNSKVQCFAIYIPETVKQEQRFDVALEMIQIFYTKVLPSSPKLKLVRNRSDIEALSDDEIGAMLTLEGCDAIGSNIVKLQTLFRLGVASVGLTWNYANAVADGILEERGAGLSSFGREVVHENNKHFIMTDVSHISIKGFWDVIEHADYPIASHSNAFALCQNPRNLDDEQIRSLISVDGMIGVTFVPQFLSDKGSATISDVLKHVDHICGLGGEYNLGFGSDFDGITQTVIGLENYNGYESLVNALLNNYKESQVKRFLYENYLNHLPI from the coding sequence ATGGCAAACAGGTGTTTTTATGTCCTATTTTTAGAGGGAGGAAATAAGTTGAAAATCTTTGATGCACATAGCGATGTTTTATATAAAATGTGGTTAGATCCATCAATATCCTTTGTGAGTTCGGATAATTTACATATCACATTTGAAAAACTTAATAATACAAACAGTAAGGTGCAATGTTTTGCAATATATATACCTGAAACGGTAAAACAAGAGCAAAGGTTCGATGTGGCTCTTGAGATGATTCAAATCTTTTATACTAAGGTATTACCAAGTTCTCCAAAATTAAAATTAGTAAGAAATAGATCGGACATTGAAGCTTTATCTGATGATGAAATTGGTGCGATGCTTACTTTAGAGGGCTGTGACGCTATCGGTTCAAATATTGTAAAGCTTCAGACTTTATTCCGTTTGGGAGTTGCTTCAGTTGGGTTAACCTGGAATTATGCGAATGCAGTGGCTGATGGGATACTTGAAGAGCGAGGTGCTGGGCTCTCTAGCTTTGGGCGTGAGGTAGTTCATGAGAATAATAAGCATTTTATAATGACAGACGTATCTCACATTTCAATAAAGGGGTTTTGGGATGTAATAGAGCATGCAGATTATCCAATTGCCTCACATTCGAACGCATTTGCACTATGTCAAAACCCTAGAAATTTAGATGATGAACAAATTAGAAGTTTGATTTCTGTAGACGGAATGATAGGTGTAACCTTTGTACCTCAATTTTTATCAGACAAAGGTTCGGCAACGATATCTGATGTATTGAAGCATGTTGATCATATTTGTGGTCTTGGTGGTGAGTATAACCTTGGATTCGGATCTGATTTTGATGGCATAACACAAACGGTAATAGGGTTAGAAAACTACAATGGATACGAAAGTCTGGTCAATGCTTTACTCAATAATTATAAAGAAAGCCAAGTAAAAAGATTTCTTTATGAAAACTATCTGAACCATCTTCCCATATAG